A genomic window from Pecten maximus chromosome 2, xPecMax1.1, whole genome shotgun sequence includes:
- the LOC117321794 gene encoding LIM homeobox transcription factor 1-alpha-like has translation MPTVHKEMCAGCQRAIEDRFLLKIMDNSWHEHCVLCSICQMPLTGSCFARNRKFYCKLDYEKLFRVMCNGCGMFVSPSELVMRAQGYVYHLQCFMCIECGQQLQKGDQFVVRDGQLFCRLDYEKEFHMLPLSPKSDDSESYEDGESDGGKHPKRPRTILTTSQRRKFKAAFELNPKPCRKVREQLAAETGLSVRVVQVWFQNQRAKVKKLARRQSQDGNGNKNGNGNKNKHNENKKDNKSDSKSDSKDEDTDQDCLTRLGDDESIGSLISENRHHGNAEQISPLPASEYQASPYDDLDLPGGARHSMEECLDHMFNGETTGHSTLDSSGVPNPIDKLYSMQNSYFSVE, from the exons ATGCCTACTGTTCATAAAGAGATGTGTGCTGGATGTCAGAGGGCAATCGAAGATAGATTTCTACTGAAAATCATGGACAATTCCTGGCACGAACATTGTGTTTTATGCTCCATTTGCCAAATGCCTTTAACCGGAAGTTGTTTTGCAAGGAATCGGAAGTTCTATTGCAAGTTAGATTATGAAAA ATTATTCCGGGTGATGTGTAATGgatgtggtatgttcgtgtctCCTAGCGAGCTGGTGATGCGAGCCCAGGGATACGTATACCACCTACAGTGTTTCATGTGTATTGAGTGTGGTCAGCAACTCCAGAAAGGTGACCAGTTTGTCGTGAGAGATGGTCAACTGTTTTGTAGGCTGGATTACGAAAAAGAGTTTCACATGCTGCCTCTTAGTCCGAAAA GTGACGACAGTGAGAGTTATGAAGATGGAGAAAGTGATGGGGGAAAACATCCGAAGCGACCAAGAACTATACTCACAACCAGCCAGCGGCGGAAATTCAAGGCAGCGTTCGAGCTGAATCCAAAGCCTTGCAGAAAG GTGCGCGAACAACTAGCGGCAGAGACAGGACTCAGTGTACGAGTAGTACAGGTGTGGTTTCAGAACCAGCGAGCTAAG GTGAAAAAGCTAGCTAGAAGACAGAGCCAGGACGGGAATGGAAACAAGAATGGaaacggaaataaaaacaaacacaatgaaaacaaaaaagacaACAAATCCGACTCAAAGTCTGACTCTAAGGACGAGGATACTGATCAAG ATTGTCTTACCAGACTTGGGGACGATGAATCTATTG GATCGCTGATATCAGAAAACCGTCACCATGGCAACGCAGAGCAAATATCGCCACTTCCTGCCAGCGAATATCAAG CGTCACCGTATGACGACCTAGATCTTCCTGGGGGAGCTCGGCATTCTATGGAGGAGTGTCTGGATCATATGTTCAACGGGGAAACGACAGGTCATTCAACACTAGACTCAAGTGGGGTACCAAACCCTATCGACAAACTGTACTCAATGCAGAATTCGTACTTCAGTGTGGAGTGA